The sequence TCAAAGCTAAACCCTGtaggttggaagcccccaagtgaccttatgagcAAATAATAAAGACTTAGATAcacagaaatgaaacgacagaggccctgaatttgTCAGGGATGCTGACAAATGTATGTACAAAGACAAGAGCCGGTGACTTAGGTGTAATACGACCGAAGGTGAGCAATATTCCagggccagcgggtctcctcctccgacgtgcgtgaatCCTTATGTTCTcgtatatcaatgaggtaataagaCCCGTTGTTCAATTTTTTGTGACcataaaaggtccttcccaaggtggtgataacttgtgcatgtctgtttgatcttggatcagccggagcaccaagtcgccttcttgaaacgcACGGGTTTTAactctgcggctatgatagcgatgcaggTCTTGCTGGTATATTGCTAAACCAGTCGCCGCATGGTCACGCTCCTCGTACAAAGCATCAAGTGCATTTTGACGGGCtatctcattatcagcttcaacataagccgccacacagggcgagtcatgacggatatcacttggaagaaccgcctctataccatagaccatgaagaaaggcgtataggcTGTTAACCTATTAggtgtggtattgatactccagagtactgaaggtaactcctcaacccaacaacctggcgttcgcttcaatggaaccataagccagggctttatgcctctcaaaatttcttggttagcccttagcttgaccattagactatgGATGAGCCACAAAagaaacatcaagacgaatatgctctcgttgacagaactccttcatagcacctttagacaaattagtaccattatcagtaatgatgctATGAGGGAAACCAAAATGGAAGATCAATTTTTTAACAAACTAGACTGcagttgctgcatcacacttgctgaccggctctgcctcaacccacttggtaaatttgtcaaccgccaccaagaggttggttttcttatccttagacctcttgaagggtccaaccatgtcaagcccccagactgtaaacggccaagtaattggaaccatcctcaattcttgagccgacacatgagcccgTCGAGAAAACTTATGACATCCATCGCACTTACTGAGGATTATTCTTTGCattagcgtgagccgtcaaccaataaaacccatgatgaaagGCTTTAACCACTAAAGATTTAGAGccagcgtgatgaccacaatcaccttcatggatctcCCTTAAAATTCCacggccctcttcaggagaaacacgtatgtcttgctatgaatatccatggtgacaatggggtatcatattgattcatttggtatgtgttttggcactcaactcacggattctcgaggtgacattggggtaatctatgcatagggattgatgcacgttcttgtctttgtttctccggtagagatcttggggcactctttgaggttctttgtgttggattgagtattatgaatctaaaattgtttgatgcatattgtataatcaactcacagatactcacgatgacattggagtatctaagtgacattagagttggttgatgtgtattatatggtgttatttcagtacgaactcttggttgGATCGAtaagaaagaatagcttggtgttattttagtatgaactctaggatagattggtcggaaagaatagctttgaggtggcttcgtatcctacaaacaatttcttcttatgttctccgctagataagaactttggagtgattcttcatcgcacgttgagggatggttatatgatccaattagcgttgttgagagattgcactagtaaaagtacggactctaggcctcattttcaagcattgcaataccatttgtgctctgttttatcaattgctaccttgttgtttcttattgttcttattacaaaaatcaatatctactatcattactacacttttattaacatctcttcgccgaactagtgcacctatacaaattaccattgtattttgtgtgttggggacacaagagactttttgttatttggttgcagggttgtttgagggagaccatcttcatcctacgcctcccacggattgataaaccttaggtcatccacttgagggaaatttgctactgtcatataaaactctgcgcttggaggcccaacatgagtctacaagaacaagttgtgtagtagacatcacacatccATGCTACTATTTCATTCCTGCTTACCTTCTTTCTAGAAGAACATGTGGCTATTATCTAACGGTGTTCTTAGAACATCCTTGTTTTATATATAGTAAGATGACACACATCCATGCTACTATTTCATTCGTGCTTACATTCTTTCTAGAAGAACATGTGGCTATTATCCAAGGATGTATAGTGGCATGTAAAGCTATACTAGACTTATCTTGACATTTTACTATTACACATCCATATTTCTTGCTTACCTTGCATCCCTACTAACACAGTATACACCGTGATGAAAACATTGTGTGAATTAGGTAACTATAGACCATTACAAAGAGAGAGGAAGGGGCATCCGCCTGTTTCAGCTCTAGCCCCTCTCTTGCTAAATTTATTACATTTTCTAATGTGCCTTCGTTTCGGGTCGCGGCTATGACATTACTATACGTCATCTTGCTGGCCAGGTGCAAAGTAGAGCATGCATTAGAATGTGTAGTTGCTTCCGTGCGGATACCAGGCCTTTGATCAATGATTGAGTCAGGCAAAATTGGAAATAGAAGCAACTCATCACACAAGAGTTGGAAAAAAGCATACGTAAGCACGTGCACTATATTAGACAGTAGCAAATAGCAAACCAAGCCTTCTACTCCAAACCTATTCATGGACTATCCTCTACGACAAATAGGGGTTTTGAAGATATGATTCTTAACTTCTGTCCGGAAGAAATTTGTTTTTAAAACCAATGACTTGCTGGTGAAGTGCGCGATTCCAATCAATTGTTACTATTAAGGTCGCAAATGTTTGCCATGTAATTGCACACTTACCTTACTTACTTCACACCTTCTCATAATTTCCTTTTTCAACTTGTTCGAAGCATGTGTCGGTGCTAGGTATTTTGACTTCAGAGCTGATATAAAAAAATCGTTCCTTTTGCATTATCAGATAGAGTGAGACAATATGTCGTCGAAGATATGTTAAAAGCTTTTTGAAGAGATAATTGTTAACATATGCCCTGAAGGAAATGCATTTTCGAAAGGACGACCATTAGGTAAGCGCGCGAATCTAGTTGACGGTTACTCCTAAATTGAATTTGAAAAGTCATTAATGCACGCCTACGTGATCCCACGCTTCTCCTGCTCTTTTCCCCTACACCTATCCCTAGTTTTCTCTTTCGGCTTGCTTGGGAGCTCGTGTCGGAGCCCGTCGGTATGTTCGTAGAAGAATCCCTTTGGTGTTATCGAATAGAGTAATAAGGTGACACGTCGTCCATGCTATGACATAGGCATTTCAGGAGATGGCCGTTAGCTTAGGTCCAGGAGAAATTATATTTTAAAAAATCAATGACCACCAATCGAGTGGGAATATAACCAATGGTTACTCCGAAATGGATTCGCTTCCCTTTCTTCTTCCAAACCCATAGTAGCATAAAATGAGGGGAGGTAGGCCAAGACAACCCGATCCCGAGCATTGTCGAGTTTTTCTTGCAGAGCTTCCGTGGATCCCTCCCGAACAATCGCCAACCACCATGGAGAACGACCAAAGGATACAACCACCACTAGATGCCGCTCGCAAGCGCTGAAAAGTAGCCCCACATGCAAGCCTTGCTATATACCTAGCCCTGCCATAGCTCTACTCTGAACAGTGACTCTCGCGCTCCACTCAAATCTCCACACCGACCCGCGTCACTGTCTGGGAAGAAGAGGGAACTGTCTCGGTGTGAAGCCAATTCCCGAGTTGTATGGTAAACTTATTGAAGCTTTCTTTCGTTGCGTGAAGCACTTCTATTCCAGCTGGATTCGAGGAAATGATCAGCAAACATGCGTGTTCCCAAATTGCAGTACCATTGCTTCACAAGCATCGCTAAAAACactaaaatagaaagaaaaaaaccgAATTACAAACCACCAATCCAGTGCAAATCTCTTCGCTTTTCTACAACTCCTTAAAACAATGATCCAAGCCTCTAACTTCACTCCTCATGGCATGCTTCTCAGAGAAGTGGTACCGACCATCGACGACCTGGGCGCGACAGCGGCTAGAAAACTAGGGTTCATCATTTGAATCGGGGGAGAAGAGATGGTTTGATTCGGTTTGGGTCGAGCAAAAGAAAAGAGATGGTTAGTTATTATTTTAGAGAAAGAGAAGAATTTCATAGCAATTGAAAAAAGACGAAAGATCAAAGCCCTAAAGCAGGATGGGGCAAATTATTCATCAAGAATCAAACGGTTCCcctaaaaaagaagaagcaaacaaTTCAAAAAACCAAATCCTCCCTGAATCGAGCGAACGGAATAAAAAATTTCCTTAAAAAAGGAGTTGGTCTCACGACAACAATACTTTGTCCCCGTCATCATCGCACAAAGGAAACAACTAAACAACTCACTTCCTTGGCGGCTTCCCACCAACCAAACGCCGATGGACCATGTCCTCGCCCCTCTCGCCGCTGATCCAGAAAAATGCTTCACACACGCACACCTCCTGCGGCCTACGCAATGCCGGTGCACGCACCCGGTCCACGCAGCACGCGGCCTAGCCGCCGACCGGGGTCCAGCCGGGTCGCCCTCCGCATGGCCTCGGTCGGTCGCCCTCTCCACGCCGATGAGAAAAGCCACCCCGGGGCCCACCTTGTCCGCCGCTTTCCCTCACTCTTCCACACTCTTCCTCAGTCGTCCCACTCTCTCGCTTATCCCTCTCGGCTCCCACCTAGGGTTCTTGCCGAGGAGAAGACCCAAGAGATCGATCCATGCGAGTGCCTACCGCCGGCGGGGAACCGCTCCGGCGTGCAGATCCGGTGGTCGGCCACCTCAAGATCTGCTGAAATCTTTCAGCATTGCTCCCTTGCTCCTGTTCCCGACTCCTGGCCAACCTCTGCTGATTGCGAATATCTCCTCCTCCGATTCCGTCCTTTCCGAGATCCCCCGTTGTTCAGATCGCGTGCTGGAATCTGGTACGTGAGTGCGCAGTCCCATGTTCTTCCCTGTCGCTTTTCCCTTTGTTTTTTTCTTGCTTGCCACGAGGGAAGATCTGTAGGAGTAAACGATGGTACAATGAATTTGTAGTGGATGGAGGATCTAGGAGCGGAGCCGCTAGGGTTTTACAAGTTTTTTACATGGTTTCTATTCTTATGTTAGATTCATATTTTACCTTTTTTGATGCGCACAGACATTCCTGCTGCCATCCGTTTTGAGGTATATGAGGTTATTTTTATCCAGCGATTAGTTAAATCCCGCGCACCCGGCGCACCATCCAGATCTTGTACTAGAAGTATTTTTCTAGTTCATATGCGCTGTTTTACTTCTTCCTGGACACCAAGTTAAAGCCGTGGGTTCTCTTCATGTTCCAACATTAACACTGGCTAGCTGTTCTTCATGATCCAACAACTTACATGCTGTTTCAGCGTTTTCTCAAGTCTGAATTACCAGTGTGCAGAATAGGGCTAGCATAACTCTACTCTTGTCCTGCTTGATAAGTATAATAATGGATTTATGTTCTAGTGTTCTCAGTTCAGTAGTTATACTTGTAGCGGATGTTTTTTCATTTATGTTGTAGTGTCCTCAGTTCAGTCGCTATACTTGCCGCGGATGTTTTTTTTTTAAAGATTGGTGATGTAGATGTTTTTCCCCACATGGCAGATGGAGAATTTCCTCACGAAATGTTCGGTTGAAAGCGACCTTGCCTGAATTGTTGATTGCAAAGGTGCCAACCTCCTCTTCTTTCTGTACACCAACCATTCATTTTGTTGCCTACAGCAACCATTTAAAGGCcgtgtttattttcttttttgcagcTATTCTGGGGAATCAGTCGCTATTGGCTGTATCTTTCTTCCTTTTCCGACCTGAGTAGAGATTGTTTGGTTGAAGACTGTCATTCAAGATGATGCAGAGGCCATTCCGCCCGGAGGAGTACTCCTTGAAGGAGACTACTCCTCACCTTGGTGGAGCAGCTGCAGGTGACAAGCTCACCACCACCTATGACCTGGTTGAGCAGATGCAGTACCTTTATGTTCGAGTGGTAAAAGCGAAGGAACTTCCAGCTAAGGACCTCACTGGAAGTTGTGACCCGTATGTTGAGGTGAAGCTTGGGAATTATAAGGGCACAACTCGGCATTTTGAGAAGAAGACCAATCCTGAGTGGAACCAGGTGTTTGCCTTCTCAAAGGAGCGCATTCAGGCATCAGTAGTGGAGATTATTGTCAAAGATAAAGACTTTGTTAAAGATGACTACATTGGACGGGTTATGTTTGACCTGAATGAGGTCCCAAAGCGAGTTCCACCTGACAGCCCGTTGGCTCCACAATGGTATCGCTTGGAAGAACGGAATGGGCACAAGGTCAAAGGAGAGTTGATGTTAGCTGTTTGGATGGGTACTCAAGCAGATGAAGCATTTCCTGAAGCTTGGCACTCTGATGCTGCGTCAATCCCTGGCGATGGCCTTGCAAGTATTAGATCAAAAGTTTATCTTACTCCCAAGCTTTGGTATCTGCGTGTCAATGTCATTGAAGCACAAGATCTTATACCAAATGACAAGACCAGGTTCCCTGAGGTTTACGTCAAAGCAATGTTAGGAAACCAGGCTCTTAGAACCCGAGTATCACCAGGCAGGACTCTGAATCCAATGTGGAATGAGGATTTGATGTTTGTTGCAGCTGAGCCATTCGAGGAGCACCTGATTTTGAGTGTGGAAGACAGGATTGCTCCAGGAAAGGATGATGTAATTGGGAGAACTGTCATTTCACTGCAGCATGTAGCTCGGAGGCTGGACCACAAGTTGCTGAACAGCCAGTGGTATAATCTTGAGAAGCATGTGATGGTGGATGGTGAGCAGAGGAAGGAGACCAAGTTCTCAAGCAGGATTCACTTGAGAATTTGTCTTGAAGGTGGGTATCATGTCTTGGATGAATCGACACATTACAGTAGTGATCTAAGGCCAACTGCCAAACAGCTGTGGAAGCATAACATTGGGGTCCTTGAGCTGGGTATCTTGACTGCACAGGGCCTGTTGCCTATGAAGACGAAGGATGGACGCGGCACGACTGACCCTTATTGTGTTGCTAAGTATGGGCAGAAATGGGTGCGTACAAGGACTATCATTGATAGTTTCACTCCCAAGTGGAATGAACAGTACACTTGGGAAGTGCATGATCCATGCACTGTGATCACCATTGGTGTATTTGACAACTGCCACTTGAATGGCGGGGAAAAGGCTAATGGTGCACGGGATACCAGAATTGGGAAGGTCCGCATCCGCCTCTCAACGCTAGAAACTGACCGGGTGTATACCCACTCATACCCTCTTATTGTTTTGACACCTGCTGGCGTTAAGAAAATGGGTGAGGTACAGCTTGCTGTCCGGTTCACATGCTCATCACTGCTCAACATGATGACTCTGTATTCACAGCCCTTGCTGCCCAAGATGCACTATATACACCCGTTGTCTGTGATCCAGGTTGATAACCTAAGACGCCAAGCAACCAACATTGTCTCAACAAGGCTGAGCCGTGCAGAACCGCCACTGCGAAAAGAAATTGTGGAGTACATGCTGGATGTGGATTCTCACATGTGGAGCATGAGAAAGAGCAAGGCAAACTTCTTCCGTATCATGGGTGTCTTGAGCCCTCTGATTGCAGTTGCTAGGTGGTTCGATCAGATCTGTCACTGGAGGAACCCACTGACAACTATACTGATCCATGTCCTGTTTGTGATACTGGTCTTGTATCCTGAGCTGATACTGCCCACAATCTTTCTCTACCTATTCCTGATTGGAGTGTGGTATTACCGGTGGCGGTCGAGGCAGCCTCCGCACATGGACACTCGCCTCTCACATGCGGAGACCGCCCATCCTGATGAGCTTGATGAAGAGTTTGACACCTTCCCTACATCACGCCCACCTGACATCGTAAGGATGCGGTATGACCGCCTCCGGAGCGTTGCTGGGAGGATCCAGACTGTTGTTGGTGATCTTGCAACACAAGGAGAGAGGCTACAGTCTCTGCTGAGCTGGAGAGACCCGAGGGCCACCGCGCTGTTTGTGACCTTCTGCTTCATCGCGGCAATCGTCCTGTACGTCACACCATTCCGCGTTGTGGTCTTCCTTGCAGGCCTGTACACCCTGAGGCACCCGAGGTTCCGCCACAAGATGCCGTCTGTCCCGCTGAACTTCTTCAGGAGGCTGCCGGCAAGGACTGATAGCATGCTGTAAGGTGCAACCGTCTCTCGCTCCGCGGTCCGGCGCCTTCCTTGTTTCGGTGGCTCGATGCTGAGCATGTTCTATAGCTGCAACTGAGATGAAGCTGGGGTCGAAGCGCGGTTGCCAAAAAATTGAACTGAACTATGTCGTTGTTTGTAGTCTTTTCAGTTACCTGTGTCTGTTTTGGGACGGTTTTGAACCTTTCTTGTTAACGACTGAAATGCTTGATGTGTGACTAGTTATTATGCATGTATGCCGCCTGAAGAAATTGTGCCATCACCTGAGCTTCTGCTGTGCCCTATCATCTTTTGCCTTTGCATGTAGTAATAGTTTGCATCAGAAGATTCATTGTGTGCCTGGGACACTGTTAATGATTTTTTTTTTGCTGAACGGCTGGAGCGTGAACTGAATCCATGACGGCATTTTGGTGTCACTGAACCTGGGTTGGTATATGTGTGCACGTAGTTTCAGGTCAAGTATGTATGTACAAGTAGTTGGCGTGTTGCGCACTTGCGCCTTTGTACGCCGCTTCATGTATCTTCTTCTCTTTCTTCCCAATTTTTTAATAGGAATGCCGATCTATCTTCAGTTGCTTCAGTTGGAGCTGCTGCAAGTATTGGATCCAACTCGTTTTTGCACTTCACAGATGGGAGTGTTCCTCCACTCGCCTGAATATGACGAAGAGCTGGCATTTATCTTCCAAATTTGAATGTCAACTCCTCGAATGCCAATCGATATCTTGAGGAAATTGCGCTTGTCCACGTATTTTCATTTTTTGATCGATATATACATATGCTCAAAAATCAACTTCTTAGGCTGTAATACATTGAAAAATCAATTGGTTCCTGTCTTTGCATGCCAAGCGCCTACACCAATTTAGGCTACTATATACACATTTTATAAATATTTAGGCAGGCTTGTCGGAAATATCGAGGTCCACGTAGTACTTGCTTACAGTTTTCCTCTCGAAAAGAAATTTGTCCCTTATGCTTTTCAAAGTATATTCATGCTAGTTAGGTAGAGGCATGTGAGATACTATAAAAATGTGCTGGCTGCCAACACTAAATTTAAATTGAATGGTACTGTATGTTAATATATCACTACTCAGTTAACGTATCACGCTTCTTCAGACGTGAGACAGCGAGGCATACATACAAGTTCCAATCGAGCTTCTTAAGACAACCGCCCATCCATACTGCCAGCAAAACCAGACGATCAAAGATAAAGCAGGCGCACACAGCAGCACTAACAATGGTCGCGCCATGGGGCGAGATGAGACTGCGCGTCTCAAGAAGAAGCAAGCAaaccttttcgaaaaaaaaagtgTAGCAGCAAGCAAGCAAAGCATTTGTCCATCTTGTGCGTGTCGCGCAATATGCTTGCGAACGCGCATGAGGTAAAATAAATCTCAACTAATGAACCGCCTGCTCGATTCATCTCCAGCATTTCATAGTATCATTTAAGAAAGAACCATGCTCTCATGGAAAAGAACATACTCTGCTTAATCTATGTTTTCATACGTCGGGGCAGGGTAGGCGGAAAGATAATTGACACTTGACAGTACAGTACTATTTCACAAAGATAAAAAGGGTGATCTTTGAGAGGGGACAAAGCTgttaattcttttcttttctttctgtttctatATTTTCTTTATATAATTATCTGAATAAGTACTTGGTACTACGGACCCTCAAACCGTCCGCAACTGTCCGGACTGTGCGGTCAGGACGTGTTGTGCCAACACGGGACTATATCGGTCCGCCGAACGGTCCGGATGTGTTGTGCCATCACACGCGGGCATGTATCGGTCCGCCGAGCGGTCCGGACGTACTTTTTTTGGCAAAGCCGAGACAAACTGGGGGGAGCGGGGCTTTGCGGCATTCCGGACAGCAgccacgtaggactccgacacccctgGCCCACCTAAAACTCCTCCCGGACCTCGCGCCTCCATCCTTCCATTTTCTCTCTTGCCTTCGCCGCCGCTCCACCATCCCATCCGCCATGCCACACCCCTGTCGGAACTCGACGAGTCCGTCATGTCCAACGATATACCCGGGCTCCACGTCGCTTCTCCTCCGCTGTCGTGACGAGCCTCTCCTCCGACTGCTGCTCAGGTACCATCCACTCCTACGCTGCTCAACGTGCCCCGCAAGTGTTCGGCGAATTGTCCGAGCTAATTTTTTTGTCCCTTCTTCTTTGAAGCAATGGATTCAAatatggagtacatatacgagcactaTGTTGAGTCGTCTGACTCGTCCGACGAGGAGGACTATACCGATGAGACGGCGATGAAGCAGACAGTGCTTGTAGATGCAGAGTATGCGGAGGAGCATGTTCTAAATTTCAAGGGACCGATCAAGGGTCATAGAGTGCTCAACCGCAACCGGGCGCGCATCCATTTGATGCTGATGGATTACTACCTTGCCCCCGATGCCCTCTTCACTGACAATTTTCGTCGGCACATTCGGAGCAAAAATGTCTTTGATCGTCTCTACCATGGCGTCTGGTCCTTTGGtgactacttcatcttgaagaaggacGACGTGGGAAGGATTGGTTTCTCTTGTTACCTGAAGTGCACGGCCTCACtacggatgcttgcatatggcatggTCGCAAATTCGTGGGACAAGTACTTGCAGATGTCCGAGAGCACATGCACAGGTTCGCAACTATCGTGGTCTTGGTGTTTGGACCTCGGTATTTGAGAGAACCAACTATGGCAGACACCAAGAGGCCCTTGGAAATCTCAGGAGCAAGAGGATGGCCAGGTTTGCTCGGATcacttgattgcatgcattggaaatggaagaaccgCCCAAAAGCTTTGCAAGAGCAATATCatggtcatgttaagaagcccaccataattcttgaagcagttgcataacaagatctttggatttgaccctctttctttggcatgcccgggtctcacaatgacattAATGTGCTGCATCGATCACCATTGTATGCTAGGCTTACTGAAAAAAGCTCATCCTTGTCACTATACTGTCAATGGGCATGAGTAAaacatgggctactatctggttgatggtatctatcctcctTGGGCTACCTTTGTGAACACCATCTCTAACCCAGTTGGTCAGAGAAAGTCTCACcttgcccaaagacaagaagcagcTAGAAAGGATGTTGACAGGGCTTTTGGAGTTTTGCAGGCATGTTTTGCAGTAGTTGGTGGACGTACTAAACAATGGGATCCAtagaccttgtgggaggtgatgacctattgtgtgatcatgcacaacatgaccgtGGAGGATGAGGGTGAGGATGCGGCCACATGTCTTGAATTTGAGAACATGAGTGATCCTATCGAACCTCCTGACCAAAATCCGGCCACCTTTGAAGAGtttgttcaaatgcatcaacaaaataGGCATCGAGGAACTCATGAGCAACTGAAGGAAGATCTGATAGAGCATCTGTGGGCGGTTAAGAGGGACAACAATGTTGGAGTGTAATATTTACACTTTTTTGATTATAACTATCGCTACATTTGAACATTTGAACTATTTTAGACTATATATGCGGCTATTTGAACGTGCGGACTTAAAAAAAATGGTTCAAATATATGCAGTCAACGTTGGATGGCTGACTCCCGCATACGTATTTGCGGACTGGTCTCCTTGTCCACGGACGGATGCGGGAGCAAATTTGTGGGTCAGCgttttggagatgccctaagtataAGAATTTGACAGGAAATCTTCAACAAGTTGTGC comes from Triticum aestivum cultivar Chinese Spring chromosome 5B, IWGSC CS RefSeq v2.1, whole genome shotgun sequence and encodes:
- the LOC123112408 gene encoding FT-interacting protein 7, with amino-acid sequence MMQRPFRPEEYSLKETTPHLGGAAAGDKLTTTYDLVEQMQYLYVRVVKAKELPAKDLTGSCDPYVEVKLGNYKGTTRHFEKKTNPEWNQVFAFSKERIQASVVEIIVKDKDFVKDDYIGRVMFDLNEVPKRVPPDSPLAPQWYRLEERNGHKVKGELMLAVWMGTQADEAFPEAWHSDAASIPGDGLASIRSKVYLTPKLWYLRVNVIEAQDLIPNDKTRFPEVYVKAMLGNQALRTRVSPGRTLNPMWNEDLMFVAAEPFEEHLILSVEDRIAPGKDDVIGRTVISLQHVARRLDHKLLNSQWYNLEKHVMVDGEQRKETKFSSRIHLRICLEGGYHVLDESTHYSSDLRPTAKQLWKHNIGVLELGILTAQGLLPMKTKDGRGTTDPYCVAKYGQKWVRTRTIIDSFTPKWNEQYTWEVHDPCTVITIGVFDNCHLNGGEKANGARDTRIGKVRIRLSTLETDRVYTHSYPLIVLTPAGVKKMGEVQLAVRFTCSSLLNMMTLYSQPLLPKMHYIHPLSVIQVDNLRRQATNIVSTRLSRAEPPLRKEIVEYMLDVDSHMWSMRKSKANFFRIMGVLSPLIAVARWFDQICHWRNPLTTILIHVLFVILVLYPELILPTIFLYLFLIGVWYYRWRSRQPPHMDTRLSHAETAHPDELDEEFDTFPTSRPPDIVRMRYDRLRSVAGRIQTVVGDLATQGERLQSLLSWRDPRATALFVTFCFIAAIVLYVTPFRVVVFLAGLYTLRHPRFRHKMPSVPLNFFRRLPARTDSML